A window from Solanum stenotomum isolate F172 chromosome 5, ASM1918654v1, whole genome shotgun sequence encodes these proteins:
- the LOC125865676 gene encoding ribosome production factor 2 homolog: MMKFKTPQKGRIRRELEKRAPKLVETGKKTLILHGTKTSQVLNDVMTEIYHLKRDNSVKYTRKNDNIRPFESGGETSLEFFSLKTDCSLFVYGSHSKKRPNNLVLGRTYDHHIYDLVEVGVEEFKSMKSFKYDKNLAPKIGSKPFFAFMGEGFESVEELKHLKEVLLDLFHGEVVTNLNLAGLDRVYVCVAVSPNRVFFTHCALRLKKSGTVVPRIELVEVGPSMDLVTRRHRLPDDSLRKEAMKTSLEKAKKKEKNVVKDAIQGKLGKIYIPDQKVGSVALPHKAKGVKRERREAKLKHGTTEELPEEKKLKLDSE; this comes from the exons ATGATGAAATTCAAAACCCCACAAAAAGGAAGAATCAGAAGGGAGCTTGAAAAGCGTGCTCCGAAATTG GTTGAAACTGGGAAGAAGACTTTGATACTACACGGTACGAAAACAAGCCAAGTATTGAATGATGTGATGACCGAAATTTATCACTTGAAGAGGGATAATTCTGTTAAATATACCCGGAAGAATGATAACATTAGACCATTTGAGAGCGGGGGCGAGACTTCTCTGGAGTTTTTCTCTCTTAAGACAGATTGCAGTCTTTTTGTG TATGGTTCTCACTCCAAGAAGCGCCCTAACAATCTTGTTCTTGGACGAACCTATGATCACCACATTTATGATCTTGTAGAGGTAGGAGTGGAGGAGTTCAAAAGCATGAAGTCTTTCAAATATGATAAGAATTTGGCTCCTAAAATTGGGTCAAAACCCTTTTTCGCCTTTATGGGAGAAGGATTTGAGAGTGTTGAAGAGTTGAAACATTTGAAAGAAGTTTTGCTCGATCTATTCCATGGCGAG GTTGTGACCAACTTGAACCTAGCTGGATTAGATCGTGTATATGTATGTGTAGCTGTGTCACCAAATAGGGTTTTCTTCACACATTGTGCATTACGTCTTAAAAAATCTGGCACAGTAGTTCCAAGAATAGAATTAGTGGAGGTTGGGCCATCCATGGACTTGGTAACTCGGAGACATCGTCTCCCTGATGACAGTTTAAGGAAAGAAGCTATGAAAACTTCTCTTGAAAAAGCAAAGAAGAAG GAGAAAAATGTTGTCAAAGATGCTATTCAAGGAAAACTTGGGAAGATTTACATTCCTGATCAGAAG GTTGGAAGTGTGGCACTGCCTCACAAAGCCAAAGGAGTTAAAAGGGAGCGTCGAGAAGCTAAGTTGAAACATGGAACAACAGAGGAGCTGCCCGAGGAAAAGAAGCTGAAGCTGGATTCTGAGTGA